The following are from one region of the Amedibacterium intestinale genome:
- a CDS encoding ABC transporter ATP-binding protein, which translates to MEKKKLIQFRNIVKDFDGQIVLKGINLDIYENEFVTLLGPSGCGKTTLLRILGGFLEANEGAVIFDGEDISNVPPYKRELNTVFQKYALFPHMTIYQNIAFGLKIKKMSKDVIEQKVMKMLKLIGLEGYENKNVTLLSGGQQQRVAIARALVNEPKVLLLDEPLGALDLKLRKEMQYELKRIQQEVGITFIFVTHDQEEALTMSDKIVVMKDGEIQQVGTPEDIYNEPQNRYVASFIGESNILPAVMLEDYKVKFDDKVFDCVDFGYKQNEPVDVVIRPEDIDIVDVKDGKMTGEVLSVLFKGVHYEVMVETVPGTSVSVNMHVIRNHDVTSENGKEKISANDFYVDIEDLKELDDKEIVARADAQAWNPETDEYISISKIEYELKEEIGEYPVTFSTSNGTSIQRTIFVVNQPFVKNEKANEAVMAFNFFKTVDEIKESVALDTDLKTWANAQGWKLSDENEAVDISVDYDFDDENISEGVYKITFWTTGREFKIHTTDFVEEGKEVGLTFFPQDIHVMEKMGF; encoded by the coding sequence ATGGAAAAGAAAAAACTGATTCAGTTTCGCAATATTGTGAAAGACTTCGATGGACAGATTGTATTAAAAGGAATCAATCTAGATATTTATGAAAACGAATTTGTAACACTGTTAGGGCCTAGTGGATGTGGAAAAACTACCTTGTTAAGAATCCTTGGTGGTTTTTTAGAGGCAAATGAAGGTGCCGTTATTTTTGATGGGGAAGATATCAGCAATGTTCCTCCTTATAAAAGAGAGTTGAATACGGTATTTCAAAAATATGCTTTATTTCCTCATATGACAATTTATCAAAATATTGCGTTTGGCTTAAAAATCAAGAAAATGAGCAAAGACGTAATTGAGCAGAAAGTCATGAAAATGTTGAAGCTGATTGGATTAGAAGGATATGAAAATAAGAATGTAACGCTTCTTTCCGGAGGGCAGCAGCAGCGTGTTGCGATTGCCAGAGCTTTGGTAAATGAGCCAAAAGTATTATTGCTGGATGAACCATTAGGGGCGTTGGATTTAAAACTGCGTAAAGAAATGCAGTATGAACTAAAACGTATTCAGCAGGAAGTTGGAATCACTTTTATTTTTGTAACACATGATCAGGAAGAAGCATTGACAATGTCTGATAAGATCGTTGTTATGAAGGATGGAGAAATTCAGCAGGTAGGAACACCAGAAGATATTTACAATGAACCGCAAAATCGCTATGTCGCAAGTTTTATCGGGGAAAGCAATATTCTTCCTGCAGTAATGCTGGAGGATTACAAAGTGAAGTTTGATGACAAGGTGTTTGACTGTGTAGATTTTGGTTATAAACAGAATGAGCCGGTAGATGTTGTCATTCGTCCAGAAGATATTGATATTGTAGATGTGAAAGATGGAAAGATGACAGGAGAAGTCTTAAGTGTATTATTTAAAGGAGTACATTATGAAGTTATGGTAGAAACAGTACCTGGAACTTCTGTGAGCGTAAATATGCATGTCATTCGAAATCATGATGTCACATCAGAAAATGGAAAAGAAAAAATAAGTGCGAATGATTTCTATGTGGATATTGAAGACTTGAAAGAATTAGATGATAAAGAAATCGTTGCACGTGCGGATGCACAGGCATGGAATCCAGAAACGGATGAGTACATCTCCATTAGTAAGATTGAATATGAATTAAAAGAAGAAATTGGAGAATATCCGGTAACTTTCTCTACATCCAATGGAACATCCATTCAAAGAACCATTTTTGTTGTTAATCAGCCATTTGTAAAAAATGAAAAAGCAAATGAAGCAGTTATGGCATTTAACTTCTTTAAAACAGTAGATGAAATCAAAGAATCTGTAGCACTTGATACGGATTTGAAAACATGGGCAAATGCACAGGGATGGAAACTGTCTGATGAAAATGAAGCTGTGGATATCAGTGTAGATTATGATTTCGATGATGAAAATATCAGTGAAGGTGTATACAAAATTACGTTCTGGACAACTGGTAGAGAATTTAAAATTCACACGACAGATTTTGTGGAGGAAGGAAAAGAGGTCGGTTTAACATTCTTCCCGCAAGATATCCATGTCATGGAAAAGATGGGATTCTAA
- a CDS encoding helix-turn-helix domain-containing protein: MDIGRRLKDLRILNDLTLEELASRSELTKGFLSQVERNLTSPSISTLEDILEALGTNLSDFFRKEEEEKIVFQTQDFFVDEKEEYTLEWVIPNAQKNEMEPILLTLHPRQESKVMECHSGEEFGYVLKGNVMLVRGNKKYRLKAKETFYLNGKISHYLVNIGNSDAKILWITTPPMF, from the coding sequence GTGGATATAGGTAGACGATTAAAAGATCTTAGGATTTTGAATGATCTTACTTTAGAGGAATTAGCTTCCAGAAGTGAGCTTACCAAGGGCTTTTTATCACAGGTTGAGCGTAATCTAACAAGCCCCAGCATCTCTACATTAGAGGATATTTTAGAGGCTCTTGGGACAAACCTTTCGGATTTTTTTCGTAAGGAAGAGGAAGAAAAAATTGTGTTTCAGACACAGGATTTTTTTGTGGATGAAAAGGAAGAATATACACTGGAATGGGTAATTCCCAATGCACAGAAAAATGAAATGGAGCCGATACTTTTGACATTGCATCCACGACAGGAAAGCAAAGTTATGGAATGTCATAGCGGAGAAGAGTTTGGCTATGTGTTAAAAGGCAATGTGATGCTTGTACGTGGAAATAAAAAGTATCGTTTAAAGGCAAAGGAAACGTTTTATCTTAATGGGAAAATAAGCCATTATCTTGTGAACATAGGGAATAGTGATGCGAAGATTTTATGGATTACTACCCCGCCAATGTTTTAG
- a CDS encoding murein hydrolase activator EnvC family protein yields the protein MRKKLLLLTLSSSLFIMCAYPVQAKSFAGREEEMNQKCSAIYDEETQRECEEYKAYIQEQNQNLNKDIQNIKSQLSAVGNDINKLTEQLKKNNDTIKNLDSKILNVQNSIDAISRNIVSLNKKIDEKAKNIEKRDKQMRERLVEMQVYTGSNNFVDFLMGSSSFADLLRRSEILGELNAYESEQIKALNKEKEELYQDKEKVQKQKDMLETQKASLKNNKEKAVELKAVNDQLMSKYRKQEDELLDAKIRKQLAQSNLPTIDTSIIPKEEPDNGNDNNSNGGDSSSGGDSSNGGNSSGGGDSSNGGGSSGGGGFKPSSGLIVPIQGKWYRSAGTWAYPDGGVHRGMDFGTYSATGLSVVAPANGIVIWTYNGCANNGYLGNQCGIPNTTGNNMTIVVRANNTTYAISFYHLTSTVAPVGSMISQGQLIAYTGNSGSSTGPHCHIEVINLGNISLETAVQRYNTGYYSYPKDLSFGVGWGIDPKACGSAPCRMRPETFWGY from the coding sequence ATGAGAAAAAAATTACTTCTTTTAACATTAAGCAGTTCACTGTTTATAATGTGTGCTTATCCAGTGCAGGCAAAAAGTTTTGCGGGAAGAGAAGAAGAGATGAATCAGAAATGTTCTGCTATTTATGATGAAGAAACACAAAGAGAATGCGAAGAATATAAGGCATACATACAAGAACAGAATCAAAATTTAAACAAGGATATTCAAAATATAAAATCACAGTTGAGTGCTGTTGGAAATGATATTAATAAATTAACGGAACAATTAAAGAAAAATAATGATACTATTAAAAATCTCGATTCTAAAATTCTTAATGTGCAAAATAGCATTGATGCGATTTCACGAAATATCGTTTCTTTAAATAAGAAAATTGATGAGAAGGCAAAAAACATTGAAAAACGAGATAAGCAGATGAGAGAGAGACTTGTAGAGATGCAGGTTTATACAGGAAGTAACAATTTCGTTGATTTTTTGATGGGTTCAAGCAGTTTTGCGGATTTATTGCGCCGTTCAGAAATTCTAGGTGAATTGAATGCGTATGAATCAGAACAAATAAAAGCTTTAAATAAAGAAAAAGAAGAATTGTATCAAGATAAAGAGAAAGTACAAAAACAAAAGGATATGCTTGAAACACAGAAAGCTTCTTTGAAAAATAATAAGGAAAAGGCTGTAGAACTAAAGGCAGTGAATGATCAGCTGATGAGCAAATATCGAAAACAGGAAGATGAACTTCTAGATGCGAAGATTCGTAAGCAGTTAGCACAATCCAATCTTCCTACCATTGATACATCTATCATTCCTAAAGAAGAACCAGATAATGGAAATGATAATAATTCTAATGGAGGCGATTCCTCAAGTGGAGGAGATTCTTCAAATGGAGGTAATTCCTCAGGTGGTGGAGATTCCTCAAACGGAGGAGGCTCTTCTGGTGGTGGAGGATTTAAGCCAAGCAGCGGGTTAATTGTACCAATTCAGGGTAAATGGTATCGAAGTGCAGGAACATGGGCTTATCCAGATGGCGGTGTTCATAGAGGAATGGATTTCGGTACTTACAGTGCAACAGGACTTTCTGTAGTGGCCCCGGCAAATGGAATTGTTATATGGACATATAATGGATGTGCCAATAATGGTTATCTTGGAAATCAATGTGGAATTCCAAATACGACAGGAAATAATATGACCATTGTTGTTCGCGCAAACAATACAACCTATGCAATTTCCTTCTATCATCTAACATCAACAGTTGCCCCAGTTGGAAGTATGATCAGTCAGGGACAGCTAATTGCCTATACTGGAAATAGTGGAAGCTCAACAGGGCCACACTGTCACATAGAAGTTATTAATCTTGGAAATATTTCATTAGAGACAGCAGTACAAAGATATAATACAGGATATTATAGTTATCCAAAAGACTTATCTTTTGGAGTAGGATGGGGAATAGATCCAAAAGCTTGTGGAAGTGCTCCTTGTCGAATGCGTCCAGAAACTTTCTGGGGATATTAA
- the mreB gene encoding rod shape-determining protein, which translates to MVTKIGIDLGTTNLLMCLNNSGVIVDEPSIITVDASTKKCIAAGIEAREMIGRTPKSMICIRPLKDGVVADYEATDMMLNYFLKKCNLKGWFKRNVILICHPTKITSVEKNAIRDCAYRAGAKKVYLEEEPKVAAVGAGLEIGKPSGNMVLDIGGGTSDIAVLSLGDIVCSTSIKVAGDRLSHDIIEGVRLHKKMYIGEQTGDEIKQKIGTAIKMENPEVITVSGRDVETGLPHTIEINSNEVESYIHDSLQEIIHATKTILEITPPELASDIVQRGLVCTGGGSLLHGLDELLKQELKIPVYIAENALHCVVDGCNIMLNNL; encoded by the coding sequence ATGGTAACAAAGATAGGTATTGATTTGGGTACAACAAATTTGTTAATGTGTTTAAACAACAGTGGAGTCATTGTAGATGAACCTTCGATTATTACAGTTGATGCATCTACAAAAAAATGTATTGCGGCAGGTATAGAAGCAAGAGAAATGATTGGTAGAACGCCAAAAAGCATGATTTGTATCCGTCCATTAAAAGATGGAGTAGTTGCGGATTATGAAGCAACCGATATGATGTTAAATTATTTCTTAAAAAAATGTAATTTAAAAGGATGGTTCAAACGCAATGTGATTTTAATTTGTCATCCAACAAAAATTACATCGGTAGAGAAAAATGCAATTCGTGACTGTGCATATCGTGCCGGTGCGAAAAAAGTATATTTGGAAGAAGAACCAAAAGTGGCCGCTGTTGGAGCAGGTCTTGAAATTGGAAAACCAAGTGGTAACATGGTACTAGATATTGGGGGAGGAACCAGTGATATTGCGGTATTATCTTTAGGAGATATCGTTTGTTCTACATCTATAAAAGTGGCAGGAGATCGTCTTTCTCATGACATTATAGAAGGGGTACGTTTACATAAAAAGATGTATATCGGTGAGCAGACTGGAGATGAAATCAAGCAGAAAATTGGTACAGCTATCAAAATGGAAAATCCAGAAGTTATTACCGTAAGTGGAAGGGATGTAGAAACAGGACTTCCACATACAATTGAAATCAATTCAAACGAAGTAGAGTCTTATATCCATGACAGTTTACAGGAAATTATACATGCGACAAAAACAATCTTGGAAATTACTCCGCCAGAATTAGCAAGTGATATTGTGCAAAGAGGACTTGTTTGTACAGGTGGTGGATCTTTGCTGCATGGACTTGATGAACTTTTAAAACAAGAATTAAAAATTCCTGTGTATATTGCGGAAAATGCACTGCATTGTGTTGTTGATGGATGTAATATCATGTTAAACAATTTATAA
- the ftsX gene encoding permease-like cell division protein FtsX, translating to MKKLYRYFKFQLKMTGKNLARHFGLAMSAAFSVTITLVLISSFLLLTSNLSNFGENIQGQVTIRASIDPIVKQEEEAALQEKIEKMDNVKSVQLSTGDEELEAYKKEYADESSLFDMYEGETNPIRDTFVIEVKNSSKIADTTALIEKEKGIVKADYGGEATASMLETFSAVQKGSMIFIAFLILVALFLISNKIKMSIYTRKSEIAIMRFVGAGNWNIRFPMMLEGMIIGLIGAVIPIVLTIVIYQWIYDLGNGIMLSSMFTLQPVYPLTLHISILLAGIGILVGLIGSFFSTSRYLRWKR from the coding sequence ATGAAGAAATTATATAGATATTTTAAATTTCAATTAAAAATGACAGGAAAGAATTTAGCTCGTCATTTCGGTTTAGCAATGTCAGCTGCTTTTTCAGTTACAATTACTTTAGTACTTATATCTTCCTTCCTGCTGTTAACAAGTAATCTTTCAAACTTTGGAGAGAATATTCAGGGTCAGGTTACAATACGTGCATCAATTGATCCAATTGTAAAACAGGAAGAAGAAGCTGCTTTGCAGGAAAAAATTGAGAAAATGGATAATGTAAAAAGTGTGCAGCTTTCTACTGGTGATGAAGAATTAGAAGCTTATAAAAAAGAATATGCAGATGAAAGCAGTTTATTCGATATGTATGAAGGAGAAACGAACCCTATTCGTGATACATTTGTTATAGAAGTAAAAAACAGCAGTAAAATTGCGGATACAACAGCTTTGATTGAAAAAGAAAAAGGAATTGTAAAAGCGGATTATGGAGGAGAGGCAACCGCGTCCATGCTGGAAACTTTTTCTGCAGTACAAAAAGGAAGTATGATATTTATTGCATTTTTAATTTTAGTAGCATTGTTTTTAATATCTAATAAAATTAAAATGTCGATTTATACAAGAAAATCTGAAATTGCGATTATGCGTTTTGTTGGTGCCGGCAATTGGAATATTCGTTTTCCTATGATGCTGGAAGGGATGATTATCGGTCTTATAGGTGCAGTGATTCCGATTGTATTAACAATCGTCATATATCAGTGGATATATGATTTAGGAAATGGCATTATGCTTAGCAGCATGTTTACTTTACAGCCGGTATATCCATTGACTTTACATATTTCTATACTGCTTGCAGGAATTGGTATTCTTGTGGGGCTTATTGGAAGTTTCTTTTCAACTAGTCGTTATCTTAGATGGAAACGGTAA
- a CDS encoding ABC transporter permease: MKRFSQLAWPYMIWCAIMLLLPMLLIFLYSVTTQGNSVISFSFTLDHFKRFFTDPDFLLILWRSLVIAIKTTIICVLLGYPIAYFIARSSDRVRNILVLVITLPMWINMLVRTYAWIGILSDGGIAQQILGWFGLGDTKLLYTEGAVLLGMVYNFIPFMILQVNASLSKMDTSLLEASSDLGANRFQTFWRVTFPLSLPGVISGITLVFLPAVSSFFIPKLLGGGQYFLIGNVIENQFITVGEWNFGSAISMVMAVLMMVMMMGVRKMEERNRGGKKKES, from the coding sequence ATGAAACGTTTTTCACAGCTAGCATGGCCATATATGATCTGGTGTGCAATCATGCTGCTTCTTCCAATGTTACTGATTTTCCTATATTCTGTAACAACGCAGGGGAACAGCGTTATTAGTTTTTCTTTTACACTGGATCATTTTAAACGTTTTTTTACCGACCCTGACTTTCTCCTTATCTTATGGAGATCTCTTGTTATTGCGATTAAAACAACGATCATATGTGTACTTTTAGGCTATCCAATTGCTTACTTTATCGCAAGAAGTTCTGATCGTGTACGTAATATTTTAGTGCTGGTGATTACGCTTCCTATGTGGATCAATATGCTGGTACGTACGTATGCATGGATTGGAATTTTATCTGATGGAGGTATTGCACAGCAAATTTTAGGATGGTTTGGTCTTGGCGATACAAAGCTTCTATATACAGAAGGGGCTGTATTGCTGGGAATGGTATACAACTTTATTCCCTTTATGATTTTGCAGGTCAATGCTTCTTTAAGTAAAATGGATACTTCCTTGCTGGAGGCAAGTAGTGATTTAGGTGCAAATCGTTTTCAGACATTTTGGAGAGTTACCTTTCCTTTGTCTTTGCCAGGAGTCATCAGTGGGATTACACTGGTATTTCTTCCTGCTGTGAGTTCCTTCTTTATACCAAAACTACTTGGTGGAGGACAGTATTTCCTAATTGGAAATGTGATTGAAAACCAGTTCATTACCGTTGGAGAATGGAACTTTGGTAGTGCAATTTCCATGGTCATGGCTGTCTTGATGATGGTTATGATGATGGGCGTAAGAAAGATGGAAGAAAGAAATAGAGGAGGGAAGAAAAAAGAATCATGA
- a CDS encoding RDD family protein, with the protein MGVLYKAYTWYQGKIDQTTCDVEFSKRFLSYVVDWGLGGIFTGLPAVLTYGAVTGKSDMFSDLYVFQALGFDKSWAYVAGIGTILFALFYYIYIPWKVYPGQTLGKRLMGFRILKTDGNAVDLKTLILRQFVGLMLLESIALVVSNYLSQLVTLTFMVYVDDVWSVIGSILFVLSTMLVAGTPSHRAIHDYIAKTKLELYDKNKEIKKEEEASVKEQVNREKKHRQTKQQGKKMANRLPKKKSSSHI; encoded by the coding sequence ATGGGAGTACTATATAAAGCATATACTTGGTATCAAGGAAAAATTGATCAAACCACTTGTGATGTGGAGTTTTCAAAGCGGTTTTTATCTTATGTTGTTGATTGGGGATTAGGTGGTATCTTTACCGGTTTGCCTGCTGTATTGACGTATGGAGCAGTTACTGGAAAATCTGATATGTTTTCTGATTTATATGTTTTTCAAGCATTAGGTTTTGATAAATCATGGGCATATGTGGCTGGAATCGGAACAATCTTATTTGCATTGTTTTATTATATATATATTCCATGGAAAGTATATCCAGGTCAAACATTGGGAAAGCGTTTGATGGGGTTTCGCATTCTTAAAACAGATGGGAATGCAGTTGATTTAAAGACGCTGATTCTTCGTCAGTTTGTGGGATTAATGTTGTTAGAAAGTATTGCACTTGTGGTATCAAATTATCTTAGTCAATTAGTTACGTTAACTTTTATGGTTTATGTAGATGATGTATGGTCTGTTATAGGCTCAATATTATTTGTTCTTTCAACGATGCTAGTAGCTGGAACACCTTCTCATCGCGCAATACATGATTATATCGCGAAAACAAAATTGGAATTATATGATAAAAATAAAGAAATAAAGAAAGAGGAAGAGGCATCTGTAAAGGAACAGGTTAATAGAGAAAAGAAACATCGTCAGACAAAACAACAAGGGAAAAAGATGGCGAATCGATTACCAAAGAAAAAAAGTAGCTCTCATATATAA
- a CDS encoding M3 family oligoendopeptidase has product MKDTWSLDILYKGYDDTFQKDIKAFEKSVKQCDELAASLSHDNEKETLVNILKTMEEMALLHMRLGEYTALRQSTNTTDSQTAAYDSQITRIASSSSKAIAAFHRYISETDNLDTLIEQDEFLKDYHYLLHTIKEDGKYLLSNDVEDVLSKMNISGGNAWEMMHSYLTSTLEVEYKGETTTLSAIRNLAYDDSQEVRKEAYEAELKAYDKIKDAISFSLNNIKQQVLCECDLRGYESPLAMTLHQSRMKKETLDAMLSAMKDYMPIFHKYLRRKAEVMGYKNGLPWYELFAPMGKTNTKFTIETAKDYLISHFSPFASDMADMMKQAFEEEWIDFYPKKGKVGGAFCANLPFVKQSRVLTNFDGNIGDVVTLAHELGHAYHGMMIEDHRILNTDYSMPVAETASTFNENIIMNAVIEEASDEEKLVLLENQLQDLTQIMCDIYSRFLFESEVFERRKNEFLFSKDLEEIMLNAQKTAYGDGLDPNYLHPYMWVNKGHYYSSQLSFYNFPYAFGGLFARGLIVKYKEMKENFVPKYREMLKATTVSDVEDVAKILDIDLTSKDFWISSLETAKKDIETFLSLTENK; this is encoded by the coding sequence ATGAAAGATACATGGTCATTAGATATCTTATATAAAGGATATGATGATACTTTTCAAAAAGATATCAAAGCTTTTGAGAAAAGCGTAAAACAATGTGATGAATTAGCAGCATCTTTATCACATGACAATGAAAAAGAAACTTTAGTAAACATTTTAAAAACAATGGAAGAAATGGCACTTTTACATATGCGTTTAGGTGAATATACAGCTCTTCGACAATCTACAAATACAACCGATTCGCAAACAGCTGCCTATGACAGTCAAATCACAAGAATTGCATCTTCTTCCAGTAAGGCAATTGCTGCATTTCATCGCTATATTTCTGAAACAGATAATTTAGATACTCTTATTGAACAAGATGAATTTTTAAAAGATTATCATTATTTACTGCATACGATAAAAGAAGATGGAAAGTATCTTTTAAGTAATGATGTGGAAGATGTACTATCCAAAATGAATATTTCCGGTGGAAATGCATGGGAAATGATGCACAGCTATCTAACAAGTACATTAGAAGTAGAGTATAAAGGAGAAACAACAACCTTATCTGCTATACGAAATCTTGCTTACGATGACAGTCAGGAAGTAAGAAAAGAGGCTTATGAAGCTGAATTAAAAGCATATGATAAAATCAAAGATGCAATTAGCTTTTCTTTAAACAACATTAAACAGCAGGTATTATGCGAATGCGATTTGCGAGGATATGAAAGTCCTCTTGCTATGACACTGCATCAATCCAGAATGAAAAAAGAAACTTTGGATGCTATGTTAAGTGCTATGAAAGACTATATGCCTATTTTCCATAAATATTTACGTCGTAAAGCAGAAGTTATGGGATATAAGAACGGACTTCCCTGGTATGAATTATTCGCACCAATGGGAAAAACAAATACAAAATTTACAATTGAAACAGCGAAAGACTATTTAATCAGTCACTTTTCTCCATTTGCCAGCGATATGGCAGATATGATGAAACAGGCATTTGAAGAAGAATGGATTGATTTCTATCCTAAAAAAGGAAAAGTAGGAGGAGCTTTCTGTGCAAATCTTCCATTTGTAAAACAAAGCCGTGTTTTAACGAATTTCGATGGAAATATTGGAGATGTGGTAACTCTAGCACATGAATTGGGACATGCATATCATGGTATGATGATTGAAGATCATCGTATCTTAAACACTGACTACTCCATGCCAGTTGCAGAAACTGCATCTACTTTTAATGAAAATATCATTATGAATGCTGTTATCGAAGAAGCAAGCGATGAAGAAAAACTTGTATTGCTGGAAAATCAGTTACAGGATCTTACGCAGATTATGTGCGATATCTATTCTCGTTTCTTATTTGAAAGTGAAGTATTTGAGCGCAGAAAAAATGAATTCCTGTTTTCAAAAGATTTAGAAGAAATCATGTTAAACGCACAAAAAACTGCATATGGAGATGGATTAGATCCAAATTACTTGCATCCTTATATGTGGGTAAATAAAGGGCACTACTATTCCTCACAGTTAAGTTTCTATAACTTCCCATATGCTTTTGGAGGTCTGTTTGCCAGAGGTTTAATTGTAAAATATAAAGAGATGAAAGAAAACTTTGTACCTAAATATCGTGAAATGTTGAAAGCCACAACAGTTTCAGATGTAGAAGATGTCGCTAAAATCTTAGATATTGATTTAACATCAAAAGATTTCTGGATCAGTAGTTTAGAAACCGCAAAAAAAGATATAGAAACATTCCTTTCTCTAACAGAAAACAAATAA
- a CDS encoding extracellular solute-binding protein, producing the protein MKKERRLFGKGLMTLMILFFYLPIIFMIVFSFNESKSLTNFTGFSLKWYTHMLESNDMVSSLYTTFSVAIIATIVSTIIGTITAIGLSKSRKVVREIVTQVNDLPLMNPEIVTAIGLMLLFITFQIEKGYITMLLAHIAFCIPYVMLSVMPKIKSLDPNLADAAMDLGATPWQALTKVMVPQIMPGIISGALIAFTMSFDDFIISYFVTGRGVKNLSIMVYTMSKRVNPSINAISTLVVVLITIVLLIVNVLPMIRNSKKEKAEKQPVQKSRRKGSLLALLLVVVVAGASFFGLQHMQNGAGKFKGQTLHVYNWGEYTGQEVIPMFEKQTGAKVVMENFESNEQMYIKVANGDSYDVIVPSDYMIERLISEDLLQKLDKSKLNCMDLLSDGVKGLPYDPNNDYSVPYFWGTVGIVYDKTKVDIKDLEKEGFNIFLDTKYKGDIYLYDSERDSFMMALKALGYSMNTKNENELQEAYEWLVQCVETMEPEIVTDEIIDNMAQGRKALGLIYSGDAAYVMSENENMGFYMPETGTNLWSDAMVIPKNAKNPELAHEFINFVSSYEGAMNNSSEVGYTSPNKQVMEELSKSDYEGINAYIPRTGNKNDEVFKYDGEIKKVISSLFSKVKVIASNAE; encoded by the coding sequence ATGAAAAAAGAGAGAAGACTGTTTGGAAAAGGACTCATGACTTTGATGATTCTGTTTTTCTACTTGCCAATCATCTTTATGATCGTCTTTTCCTTTAATGAAAGCAAATCACTTACAAACTTTACCGGATTCTCTTTGAAATGGTATACACACATGTTAGAATCCAATGATATGGTTTCTTCCCTGTATACGACATTTAGTGTAGCTATTATCGCAACGATCGTATCCACTATCATTGGTACGATTACCGCTATTGGATTATCCAAATCACGTAAGGTAGTACGTGAAATTGTTACACAGGTAAATGATCTTCCTTTGATGAATCCGGAAATTGTAACAGCGATTGGATTAATGTTGCTGTTTATTACGTTCCAGATTGAAAAAGGATATATTACGATGCTTTTGGCACATATTGCCTTTTGTATTCCTTATGTAATGTTATCGGTAATGCCAAAAATCAAATCACTGGATCCAAACTTAGCAGATGCAGCAATGGATCTTGGGGCAACGCCTTGGCAGGCACTAACAAAAGTTATGGTTCCACAAATTATGCCGGGAATCATATCTGGTGCGTTAATTGCCTTTACTATGTCTTTTGATGATTTTATCATTTCTTATTTTGTCACAGGCAGAGGGGTTAAAAACCTAAGTATCATGGTGTATACGATGAGCAAACGTGTGAATCCAAGTATCAATGCGATTTCTACTTTGGTAGTTGTACTCATTACAATTGTATTGCTTATCGTTAATGTACTTCCAATGATAAGAAACAGTAAAAAAGAAAAAGCAGAAAAACAGCCAGTCCAAAAAAGCAGAAGAAAAGGAAGTTTGCTTGCACTGCTTCTTGTAGTTGTAGTTGCGGGAGCATCTTTCTTTGGATTACAGCATATGCAAAATGGTGCAGGGAAGTTTAAAGGACAAACACTGCATGTATATAACTGGGGAGAATATACAGGGCAGGAAGTCATTCCTATGTTTGAAAAACAAACAGGTGCGAAAGTTGTTATGGAAAATTTTGAATCCAATGAACAAATGTATATCAAGGTGGCAAATGGGGATTCTTATGATGTTATTGTGCCAAGTGATTATATGATTGAACGTTTAATCAGTGAAGACTTGTTGCAGAAACTGGATAAGAGTAAATTAAACTGTATGGATTTATTATCAGATGGTGTAAAAGGTTTGCCATATGATCCAAACAATGATTATTCTGTTCCATATTTCTGGGGAACGGTTGGAATTGTTTATGACAAAACAAAAGTGGATATCAAAGATTTGGAAAAAGAAGGGTTCAATATCTTCCTTGATACAAAATACAAAGGGGATATTTACTTATATGATTCTGAACGTGACAGTTTTATGATGGCTTTAAAAGCTCTTGGCTACTCTATGAATACAAAAAATGAAAATGAACTTCAAGAAGCATATGAATGGCTTGTACAATGTGTAGAAACGATGGAGCCTGAAATTGTTACGGATGAGATCATTGATAACATGGCACAGGGAAGAAAAGCTTTAGGATTAATTTATTCTGGAGATGCAGCTTATGTTATGAGTGAAAATGAAAATATGGGATTCTATATGCCAGAAACAGGTACAAACTTGTGGAGTGATGCAATGGTAATTCCTAAGAATGCAAAAAATCCAGAATTAGCTCATGAGTTTATTAACTTTGTTTCCAGCTATGAAGGAGCTATGAATAATTCCAGTGAGGTAGGATATACGTCTCCAAATAAACAAGTTATGGAAGAATTATCTAAGTCAGATTATGAAGGTATCAATGCGTACATTCCAAGAACTGGAAATAAAAATGATGAAGTATTCAAATATGATGGAGAAATCAAAAAAGTCATTTCTTCCTTATTCAGTAAAGTAAAAGTTATCGCATCAAATGCAGAATAA